In Castanea sativa cultivar Marrone di Chiusa Pesio chromosome 6, ASM4071231v1, a single window of DNA contains:
- the LOC142639369 gene encoding ribonuclease 3-like protein 2 has protein sequence MYNNTIKASKPSSIHSHELASWSFRNYVYGFSGQEASTRGTHTPHPLQNNNNNNNKLRSYQRLEFVGDVVLGLAVSKYLYLEHPSLSPGQLTNLRSANVSNDKLARVAVRHSLHRYIRHNNNLDDSLLDKIEEFVDEVSEEDDIVLHGSIKAPKILADIVESLAAAIYFDLNFDLQNLWVVRILLLFSYQAKMIYLFSFSCFGLIVSLSLSLSILNLSLVVLYLKIFRDLLEPIVTPKLLQQQPRPITTLNEQCQKQGREVDIKIWREGAKHIATVYVDGVSIASGSSDQSKEIAKLNAANQALLESSKSMPTNIGRLDFSFGPNKSFEIEGAEQKLNEVCQKKRWPDPIYRYELLYHEQWRILYINIMCTLNYLMTSLLVLEGVYYTRF, from the exons ATGTACAATAACACAATAAAAGCATCAAAACCTTCATCAATTCACTCCCATGAATTAGCAAGTTGGTCATTTAGGAATTATGTATATGGATTCTCAG GACAAGAAGCTTCTACAAGAGGCACTCACACACCCCACCCActacaaaacaacaacaacaacaacaacaaacttAGGTCGTACCAGCGGCTTGAGTTCGTAGGCGACGTGGTGCTGGGACTGGCCGTGAGCAAATACTTGTACCTGGAACACCCTAGCCTCAGCCCAGGACAGCTCACAAACCTACGCTCCGCCAATGTCAGCAACGACAAACTCGCGCGGGTCGCGGTCCGCCACAGCCTCCACCGCTACATCAGGCACAACAATAATCTTGACGACTCTCTTCTTGATAAG ATTGAAGAGTTTGTTGATGAAGTCAGTGAGGAAGACGACATCGTTTTACATGGGTCAATTAAAGCCCCAAAGATTCTTGCTGACATTGTAGAGTCTTTGGCAGCAGCTATATATTTTGATCTCAATTTCGACCTGCAAAACTTATGGGTGGTGCGTATCTTACTTCTCTTTTCTTATCAGGCAaaaatgatttatcttttttctttttcttgttttggacttatagtctctctctctctctctctctcgatattGAATTTATCATTGGTTGTTTTATATTTGAAGATCTTTAGGGATCTCTTGGAACCTATTGTCACACCTAAACTCTTGCAACAACAACCCCGCCCTATTACGACATTGAATGAACAGTGTCAAAAGCAGGGAAGGGAAGTTGACATTAAGATTTGGAGGGAAGGGGCAAAGCATATTGCTACTGTATATGTCGATGGTGTGTCTATTGCCTCAGGTTCTTCTGATCAATCTAAGGAAATTGCAAAGCTTAATGCAGCAAATCAAGCATTGCTCGAGTCATCGAAATCTATGCCCACTAACATTGGGAggttagatttttcttttgggcCCAATAAGTCATTTGAGATCGAAGGAGCAGAGCAAAAGTTAAATGAGGTTTGTCAGAAGAAAAGGTGGCCTGATCCTATTTACAGGTATGAGCTTCTTTATCATGAGCAATggagaattttatatataaatataatgtgtactttgaattatttgatGACGAGCCTATTAGTTTTGGAGGGTGTTTATTACACACGTTTTTAA